In Metopolophium dirhodum isolate CAU chromosome 5, ASM1992520v1, whole genome shotgun sequence, the sequence CCTCTAGATCCAATATCTGTTCTTAAAAAATCACGTATCGACCCTAAGGCTGGATAattgacaaaagaaaatttcccgccaattttttttttgaacaattgaaaatgttgaaccTTAACTTACCCCCTTAatatttgagttaaaaaaacttttaccaGATGACAAATGAACTACGCATGCTTTTGCTTCGATCCTCGTAGGTTTCATTAAGATAGGACTTTTATTGAAGGATTTAGgtttttaaataggtttttcaaattcgtattttattgaaaacctaaatcattcaatataagTGCTATCGTTATGAAACCTTCAAGGATCGAAGCAGTCAACCCTCGAGATCAAATTTCTATTCTCAAAAAAGTCGCGTACCGACcttaagtttgaaaaattacaaaagaaaatttcccgccaatttcatttttgaataattcaaattttgaacatgTAATTTACCcccttaataattgagttaataACCTTTTAAAAACTGGAAACTGGTCTAAGGTTGTTTCTGCTTCAAACCTTGAAGGTTTCATAAAGATAGGAATTTTATTGAAGGATTTGGTTTTTTCAAAATCGTAATATATCAAGAAAACCTAAAAACTTCAATATTGTTCGTATCGTCTTGAAATCTCCGAGGTTCAATGCAGTGATACCTCTAGATCAAATTTCTGTTCTAAAAAAAGCTGCGTCTcgtatttaagtttgaaaaattggcaaaacaaaatttcccgccattttttttggttttgaaaattcaaatttcgatCACAACATTTACCCCATTAACAATTGAGTTAATACACTTTTAAAAACTGGGAACTAGTCTAGGCACGCTTCTGCTTCGAACCTTGAAGGTTTCATAAAGATAGGACTTTTATTgaaggatttaaattttttaatatgtttttcaaattcttattatatatatattcaatataagtcCTTTCTTTAATAATAGCAGTATTTCCTATTTAACAAGTTTTTGAGACCAAAAGATTTACAACATCTAggcatattttaaatgatacttatatttacatttttataaatcttgtattaacaatatttttatgttttgatacaagtaataataaacattatttaaatagcttttcaaaattatacacataatatcagAATACTAGCACAGTTTAGTAactttaatagaaattaaattaattaatttatagttactttTAGTTATGTAAGTGAACATCATAAGCAAACCCCTAACTCTCAAAACCATAAGTAATAATTCATTGAACcagtgaaatataaatttttctcaattgtattttatcaagtatagtacTAAGATTACGAAAAATGTagtaaatgtttttagttaCCACCTAGGTAACAGtaaaagtgtttttaaaaaatatttataaacaaaatatgatgtaatataaaataatgaaaaaaacataataggtacttaatttttaaaacaacccTAGGTAACAGTAcaaggaaaataaaatacacgtcACTAGATAACAATTAGAAaagtaatttcaattttcaagtttcaaAGTACCTACTAAGGCACAGTGCATTTATAAAAACTGAATCTTCGATTGAATAATTTGAGGTAGTTTGAAAAGTTTGGGAACCGCTGAGTTAAGCTCTAGGTAGCACAATTATTTTTGGAGTTgcaactaaatagtaaataattaaaatcaatttcaaacaagttttggaaaaactattgagaatttcgGAAAATGACCTCTAGGCCTTAActtacattttaacaattattaattcatcattgctttcaaatttaaattcatctaTACTTTAAACCATACGCCTATAAACTAACTATGCATAGAACAGGTACATCAAGGATGATGCAAAAGGAGAATGCAGACATGCATTTAGTTACAGGTATAACATTGAAGGGTAACaaaagtcaatattttttaatataaaaaagtaatataatattaagtttgataaataataaatatgtcatagtattattgtaatttgtcaaaatatcataattatataaatatatatttattcatcatGGTGTTGAAATGAAGTTAACAGTAAAAAATGAACTAACAGGGGTCAGCCATTGTCCATATTTCttacaaacacaaatattacTGAAAAAGTGACAGTAAATTTATGTTTgctcataaaatataggtacttatatacattgTCCCTTAATATggactatattgtatatgtgtTATACAGCATTATCTTTATAAGGAGAAAAGAATACCCATTTTGTTATGTACTAGAAAATCCCTATGTAGTACCTTCtattaattgtgtatttatttgagTGAATAAAGTAGTCTGTTTGGTCTGTTGATAGTCACCAAACGTGGAAGTGTGTTTAAATAGTATAGTCTGGAGTACATGTTTAAATCCAATAAAGGTATCGAAATTATggggttaaatattttatacacttatctTTCTTTATGTTATAACACTTAATTATTGCAAATTGCATtacacttaaatttattttttctaaatataccaataaattataaatactgaatagattgatacagttaatacattttaaaaacaagaaatTGTCACACAACAAAATTAAACCTTAAACAACTAAAAACTATGAATAATTTGAAAGGTtaggaattaaaataaatttaaagtacttattttatttttttagtaaaaaaaaaaaaccaaaattaaaaacattcattgccatttaaatcattttaataatgtaaagaaAAATATCTTGTTGAAATAATACTGTCGATTTTGTACTACAATCCAGGCTGaaacagaaataaaattgaatgattCAGTGGCTTAATatgtttaatcatatatttaatacagtaagaatatgtacataaatataattagaatgaagatttaataaaactgtGAAGAAACTGCCAATTGCATGTAGCGATCTGCCATTTagttacataatacctataacaagTTTAGTTTATCTTCAATAAAAACAGAAGTGTTAGTAATAATCattgaatatacctattacctactgaAATACTTgtcccaaaaaataattatgtttacaaagtatttaaaaaactataaacatatcgatataagtaataactaataagtaacaacaaatatgaatttttatttttgtttctaaatattatataaataaatagttttgtttctTGCGTCAATATGAATTGGGGAattgtaaagttaaaaataatcaaattaaatttattttatgaatatctactaaaaatttactacaataatatccAAAGTAGTATTTAAATCTGAGAATAATTATAGgcatcatacattcataccttTTCAATAAATGTAGTTATGTTTGTTTGgcacatttaacatattattatatattaaatttatttcttatagcACAGTAAGTATACTTTCACTAATATTAAAGCTGCATTTAactccaaaaatttaaataataatactagtaaTCGTGAGTATGTACCTACTGTGAAAGTGTGAAGTATAAAGCATAGAATAGAGGTTAAAGTTAAAGTAttggtataaagtataaagttaaaagtattaaaatttaaatttaaaatatgaatattatatattatgattaatgattattgatcaataaatgataaaaacctAACTTCACCGATTAAAAGCTAACTAAAcagggttttattttatagaaggcaAAATTTCtcgctatacattttttcaatcatatgaaaaagatttttatatttttgatttattcgcTGGTCAACGCCGCGGGAATTGggattttttctaacttttgtaGGTTGGCataagcattattttttttttcttatcaagtTCGCTGTTATCAATTGTTATCAAAATCGGGAAAACTGTACCCGTCCCTTTGGAGGAAATATAGGTGAACAGTTTCGGACAGTTATACTCATGGCTGAATACCCGTTTTCCCTTGCGTATACCAGGCAGTCCATGTGACCGTTCAACGCAGCCCTGTTGCACGTGTTCTGGTCCCAAGGGACGCCGATCTCGTGAGCGAGTTTCGGGCAGTTTATGTGCCCGTGAGCCGCGGCTGCCTCCACGCATATGTTTTTAAACCTCTAGTCGTTGATGGTCAACTGCAACCTCCTGAACATGGTCTGCCTTTCGTCGCTCTCGTTTCGGATTTtgtcgatttttaatatttcaaacaacGTCCAGCAAATCGAACCTGTCGCGATCGATCTCGTTGCAAGCGTAGTACGAAATTACACATAAGTACAAATTTGGGCGGGGAAGAGTAGGGGGACCGAGGCAATTGCGGTCCGGCTCCCCGTCACCCGCCCATCATTTCATTTCCAGTCCTCTCTATCATAGTCCGCGACtgcgatgaaaatattatgttatcgtttTGTCATTGTTATCACGTTTTGATAGCTGCTAAAAAGGGGCTAAATGTAGGCAATATTATATACGGACACAAAAAATTTTTCCCTGCGAAGATCCATTCGTCGATAACGTTACCGCGTCAAATTTCCATTATCAATCTGCAACCATCGTTACAGGTATTCTTCTACCGGGACCTCTAAGAAATATGTCGAAGAACAAATTAAACTTGACCCTTCCTCCTGGTGTGGCTGACAACCAACAGCCTGTGTCACCATCTGCACCATTATCGGCAGCATCAGACGCAGGGTAAGTGTCCACAAACGACAAAGACAAAAATTGTCTGTTGAGACTGGTTGGTCAACCGTTAACATAATTTTTGTGTACGTTACAGATGCGACAAATTAAGCGTAGCAAGTCTACAAGAACAATTGGATCGAGTCGGAATGGACGACGAACAACGGAAACGAATGGAATTGTTTTTATGTCAAAAGGAAAAGATTGGGGGTGAACTTAGTGATGCAGACTTTGAGAAAATGAAAGATGGTGAACTAGGTGCTGGCAACGGTGGAGTAGTCATGAAAGTCAAACACAAGTCCAGCGGTCTCATCATGGCCAGAAAAGTAATAGAACTGAACTTAATTGATTTCCTAATACatacgattatattttataatgtttaaaacttaaaaatgtaatgtagacaaaattatataatacataggtattatataattgacTATAATTCTAATTTCTTTGATTTTTGATACTtcacttttatatatatatatatatttaaatttaaaaaatgtttagctcATACACTTAGAAGTAAAGCCTGcgataaaaaaacaaatcattcgGGAACTTAAAATTTTGCATGAATGTAACCATGCACACATAGTTGGTTTTTATGGAGCATTTTACAGGTAATTgccttatttaataatactgtttaaaattaataaaaacaataatttcttgtatttatataattaccatATGGTTATAGTGATGGTGAAATTAGTATTTGCATGGAATACATGGATGGCGGTTCCCTTGATCTCATATTGCAAAAGACTAGAATACCTGAGCCAATGCTTGGAACTATAACTGCTGCCGTGCGTCCACGCCAATAGTTTTTAGTTATAGAAAACATTAccatccacattttttttttcatttttttaggtTGTCAAAGGTCTGATTTATCTACGAGAACAACATTCCATTATTCACAGAGATGTCAAACCCAGTAACATTTTGGTAAACAGTGCAGGGGAAATTAAGATATGTGATTTTGGTGTGTCTGGTCAATTAATAGACTCTATGGCTAACTCATTTGTTGGTACTAGATCATATATGTctgtaagtaataaaaaaaaacctatcataaaattatacttttagtttttataacttattttattcaacTTAATTTTTAAGCCTGAACGACTACAaggtacacaatatacattacaaagtgATATATGGTCCTTGGGATTATCTTTGGTTGAAATGGCCATTGGAATGTATCCCATACCCGCACCTGATGCTAAGACCCTAGCATCAATATTTGGGCCTAGATCTCAGGCGACTGaaacaatagaaaatattgaaGGTGATGTCTTCGGTAagaaagttttaaatataactataatatatttgttacatATTGAGCAATTggctatttatttaaatcaaccTTCTTTCTCATTCagcgttttaaaatttttttttatgtttatataaacataaaacattttaaatattaaccgtTAAAAGAGTTCATATG encodes:
- the LOC132945037 gene encoding dual specificity mitogen-activated protein kinase kinase dSOR1 — translated: MSKNKLNLTLPPGVADNQQPVSPSAPLSAASDAGCDKLSVASLQEQLDRVGMDDEQRKRMELFLCQKEKIGGELSDADFEKMKDGELGAGNGGVVMKVKHKSSGLIMARKLIHLEVKPAIKKQIIRELKILHECNHAHIVGFYGAFYSDGEISICMEYMDGGSLDLILQKTRIPEPMLGTITAAVVKGLIYLREQHSIIHRDVKPSNILVNSAGEIKICDFGVSGQLIDSMANSFVGTRSYMSPERLQGTQYTLQSDIWSLGLSLVEMAIGMYPIPAPDAKTLASIFGPRSQATETIENIEGDVFANGNGPRPMAIFELLDYIVNEPPPTLPAGIFSDAFKDFVDRCLKKNPNERGDFKMLMDHQWIKKAESEPVDIAGWVCKIKGLTPTTPTRMASNSAS